One stretch of Tepidibacter hydrothermalis DNA includes these proteins:
- the carA gene encoding glutamine-hydrolyzing carbamoyl-phosphate synthase small subunit, giving the protein MDAILYLEDGSIYEGKGFGKVGTTVGELVFNTSMTGYQEILTDPSYAGQIINMTYPLIGNYGVNNIENESLKIHAKGFIVKNISNNPSNYMSDKSIDEMLKSMDIVGIYGVDTRSITKKIRNSGVLKCVISSENLSINEIKEILNNTEIKDDWMKKVSTKEIINIKGDGYKVAVVDFGVKQNIINNLKQRDCDVTILPYNASFEEIMSIKPDGVLLSNGPGDPKEVKDAIEMTKELMKNIPTLGICLGHQIIALAVGGNTYKMKYGHRGGNHGVYDIDKDKSYITSQNHGYAVDKNSIEDKDMIVTHINLNDNTVEGMKHKNYPVFSVQYHPEGSPGPQDSSYIFDKFISVLGGDQ; this is encoded by the coding sequence ATGGATGCTATTTTATATTTAGAAGATGGAAGCATATATGAAGGTAAGGGGTTTGGGAAAGTAGGAACTACTGTTGGAGAACTTGTTTTTAATACTTCTATGACAGGGTATCAGGAGATACTAACTGATCCTTCTTATGCAGGTCAAATAATAAATATGACATATCCTTTAATAGGCAATTACGGAGTTAATAATATTGAGAATGAATCATTAAAAATACATGCAAAAGGATTCATCGTGAAAAACATTTCCAATAATCCCTCTAATTATATGAGTGATAAAAGCATAGATGAGATGCTTAAAAGTATGGATATAGTAGGTATTTATGGAGTTGATACAAGAAGTATAACTAAAAAGATAAGAAATTCTGGAGTATTAAAGTGTGTAATATCTAGTGAAAATCTATCAATTAATGAGATAAAAGAAATTTTAAATAATACTGAAATTAAAGATGATTGGATGAAAAAGGTAAGTACTAAAGAAATTATTAATATAAAGGGAGATGGTTATAAGGTTGCTGTAGTTGATTTTGGAGTAAAGCAAAATATAATAAATAACTTAAAGCAAAGAGACTGTGATGTAACTATACTTCCATACAACGCATCTTTTGAAGAGATAATGAGTATAAAGCCAGATGGAGTACTTTTAAGCAACGGGCCTGGAGATCCTAAAGAGGTTAAAGATGCAATTGAGATGACTAAAGAATTAATGAAAAATATACCTACATTGGGGATATGCCTAGGACATCAAATAATAGCACTGGCAGTTGGTGGGAATACTTACAAAATGAAGTACGGACATAGAGGAGGAAACCATGGGGTATACGATATAGACAAAGATAAATCGTATATAACATCTCAAAACCATGGATATGCAGTAGATAAAAATAGTATAGAAGATAAAGATATGATAGTAACTCATATAAATCTGAATGACAATACTGTAGAAGGAATGAAACATAAAAATTATCCAGTGTTTTCAGTTCAGTATCATCCAGAAGGTTCTCCTGGACCACAGGATTCTTCATATATATTCGATAAATTTATATCTGTATTAGGAGGGGATCAGTAA
- the argF gene encoding ornithine carbamoyltransferase, with product MGINLKGRSFLTLKDFTQSEMKYLFDLAGDLKSKKRSGIKGNLLDGKNIVLLFEKTSTRTRCSFEVAAFDEGGHVTFLGANDSQMGKKESIEDTAKVLGRFYDGIEFRGFKQESVEILAKNAGIPVWNGLTDMYHPTQILADFLTVKENVNKPLNKVKFVYVGDARNNMGNSLLIGAVKMGMDFVALAPEKLWPCEELVDEMKEIAKDTGASITLTEDVNEVKYADVIYTDVWVSMGEEDQFEERIKLLKPYQVNMDMINKTENNDVIFMHCLPAFHDLNTKVGNEIYEKFGLKEMEVTDEVFRSKHSVVFDEAENRMHTIKAVMVATIGNI from the coding sequence ATGGGAATTAATTTAAAGGGAAGAAGTTTTTTAACATTAAAGGATTTTACACAAAGCGAGATGAAATATCTTTTTGATTTAGCGGGGGATTTAAAGTCTAAGAAAAGATCAGGAATAAAAGGAAATCTACTAGATGGAAAAAATATAGTATTACTATTTGAAAAAACTTCTACTAGAACTAGATGTTCATTTGAAGTTGCAGCATTTGATGAAGGTGGTCATGTTACATTTTTAGGAGCTAATGACAGTCAAATGGGCAAAAAAGAATCAATAGAAGATACAGCTAAAGTTTTAGGAAGATTTTATGATGGTATAGAATTTAGAGGATTTAAACAGGAATCAGTTGAGATTCTAGCAAAAAACGCTGGTATACCAGTATGGAATGGACTTACTGATATGTATCATCCGACTCAGATATTAGCTGACTTTTTAACAGTTAAGGAAAATGTAAATAAGCCACTTAACAAAGTTAAATTCGTTTATGTAGGTGATGCTAGAAACAATATGGGAAATTCGTTATTAATAGGTGCAGTAAAAATGGGAATGGATTTCGTAGCACTTGCTCCCGAAAAATTATGGCCGTGTGAAGAGTTAGTTGATGAAATGAAAGAAATTGCAAAGGACACAGGTGCAAGTATTACTCTTACGGAGGATGTAAATGAAGTCAAATATGCAGATGTAATATATACAGACGTTTGGGTATCAATGGGAGAAGAAGATCAATTTGAAGAAAGAATCAAACTACTAAAGCCGTATCAAGTTAACATGGATATGATTAATAAAACTGAAAATAATGATGTGATATTTATGCACTGTTTACCAGCATTTCACGATTTAAATACGAAGGTTGGTAACGAAATATATGAAAAGTTTGGATTGAAAGAAATGGAAGTTACAGACGAAGTATTTAGATCAAAGCATTCAGTTGTATTCGATGAAGCTGAAAATAGAATGCATACTATTAAAGCCGTAATGGTTGCAACTATAGGAAATATTTAA
- the argB gene encoding acetylglutamate kinase has protein sequence MNEEKAALLMEALPYIKEFKGKTFVIKYGGSIMKNENSKKAFIEDVALMNLVGINVIIVHGGGPYISNFLNKLEIESNFIDGLRVTDKETVELVEMILSSKINKEIASKLCAHDISAVGISGRDSNLIKAKKKYIFNNNKKTDIGYVGEVVSINEKLLLDLIKNNHLPVISPIGCDSEGNIYNVNADYAASSISSCLKAEKLILLTDVKGIYKDLNDESTFISSINTEKIKEYIKSGIIKGGMIPKLECCIDALEKGTKNIHLIDGRREHSLLLEIFTNEGMGTMIEGGNKNGN, from the coding sequence ATGAATGAAGAAAAAGCAGCCTTGCTGATGGAAGCACTGCCTTATATCAAAGAATTTAAAGGCAAAACCTTCGTAATAAAATACGGAGGAAGCATAATGAAAAATGAAAATTCTAAAAAAGCATTTATTGAAGATGTGGCTTTAATGAATCTTGTTGGAATTAACGTGATAATCGTGCATGGTGGAGGGCCTTATATTTCTAATTTTTTAAATAAACTAGAAATAGAAAGTAATTTTATTGATGGACTAAGAGTTACTGATAAAGAAACTGTGGAATTAGTTGAAATGATTCTATCATCAAAAATAAATAAAGAAATAGCTTCCAAGCTATGTGCTCATGATATTAGTGCTGTTGGAATTAGTGGAAGAGATTCAAATTTAATTAAAGCAAAGAAAAAATATATATTTAATAATAACAAAAAAACAGACATTGGTTATGTTGGAGAAGTTGTAAGTATCAATGAAAAACTATTATTAGATTTAATCAAAAATAATCACTTACCAGTAATATCTCCTATTGGATGTGATTCAGAAGGAAATATATATAACGTTAATGCAGATTATGCAGCATCTTCAATAAGCTCTTGCTTAAAAGCTGAGAAACTAATTCTTTTAACTGATGTAAAAGGGATATACAAAGATTTAAACGATGAATCAACTTTTATATCAAGTATAAATACTGAGAAGATAAAAGAGTATATAAAATCAGGAATAATTAAAGGAGGTATGATTCCTAAGCTTGAGTGCTGTATTGATGCTCTTGAAAAAGGAACAAAGAATATTCACCTTATAGATGGAAGACGAGAACACAGTCTACTATTAGAAATATTTACAAATGAAGGAATGGGAACAATGATAGAAGGGGGAAATAAAAATGGGAATTAA
- a CDS encoding aspartate aminotransferase family protein, whose translation MSKNNIMNTYSRVDVTFEKGLGSKVYDINGKEYIDFVSGVAVNCLGHSHPAIIKALNDQGNNLIHISNLYWNTNQLDLAKKLCDYSDHDKVFFCNSGTEAVETAIKLARKYGINNGTSKKNEIIFMENSFHGRTMGALAITGQEKYQKDFMPLMSGTKSSKFNDIDDLKNKIDENTCSVIIEPIQGEGGIIPAQIDFLKEVKKMCEKYNALLIFDEIQCGVGRTGSLFAYKKFEVIPDVICMAKGLGGGFPIGAVLATQKAADAFAPGDHGSTFGGNPLGCSVSLAVLNELIDNGVLDKVDEKSNYIINNLLILKEKYEVLDKVQGMGLMLGIKLSIDKSKLISKCFQKGLLLVGAGDNVVRILPPLNVTKEDIDKFIYILNEVLNELCN comes from the coding sequence ATGAGCAAAAACAATATAATGAATACTTACTCAAGAGTTGATGTAACCTTTGAAAAAGGGTTAGGTAGTAAGGTATATGACATAAATGGAAAAGAATATATAGATTTTGTTTCTGGAGTTGCAGTAAACTGTTTGGGGCATTCTCATCCAGCTATAATAAAAGCTTTGAATGATCAAGGTAATAACCTTATCCATATATCAAATTTATATTGGAACACGAATCAATTAGATCTTGCAAAAAAACTATGTGATTATAGCGATCATGATAAAGTTTTCTTCTGCAACAGTGGAACAGAAGCAGTAGAAACAGCTATTAAGTTAGCTAGAAAATATGGAATAAATAATGGAACAAGTAAAAAGAATGAAATAATATTTATGGAGAATTCTTTTCATGGAAGAACAATGGGAGCTCTTGCTATAACAGGACAAGAAAAATACCAAAAAGATTTCATGCCACTTATGAGTGGAACAAAGAGTAGTAAATTTAATGATATAGACGATTTGAAAAATAAAATAGATGAAAATACCTGTTCAGTTATAATTGAACCTATTCAAGGTGAAGGAGGTATAATACCTGCTCAAATAGATTTTTTAAAAGAAGTAAAGAAAATGTGTGAAAAATATAATGCTCTTTTAATATTTGATGAAATACAGTGTGGAGTAGGTAGAACAGGAAGTCTATTTGCATATAAAAAGTTTGAAGTAATACCTGATGTTATATGTATGGCAAAGGGGTTAGGTGGAGGATTTCCAATTGGAGCTGTACTTGCAACTCAAAAAGCAGCTGATGCATTTGCTCCTGGAGACCATGGAAGCACTTTTGGAGGAAATCCTCTAGGGTGTTCGGTATCATTAGCAGTACTAAATGAACTAATTGATAATGGTGTATTAGATAAAGTGGATGAAAAAAGTAATTATATTATCAACAACCTTTTAATATTAAAAGAGAAATATGAAGTCTTAGATAAAGTTCAAGGAATGGGATTAATGCTTGGAATAAAGCTAAGTATCGACAAAAGCAAATTAATTAGTAAGTGTTTTCAAAAAGGTCTTTTATTAGTAGGTGCAGGAGATAATGTAGTAAGAATACTGCCTCCATTAAATGTTACTAAGGAAGATATAGATAAGTTTATATATATATTAAATGAAGTTTTGAATGAATTATGCAATTAA
- the argJ gene encoding bifunctional ornithine acetyltransferase/N-acetylglutamate synthase translates to MKILENKTITDVPYFKATGIHSGVKRKRKDLCIIYSEKEAVAAAAFTQNKFAAAPVVVSKDHIQSNNTQAIVINSGNANACTGDEGIDNAYSMAKTTADCLGLSSKEVLVASTGIIGLPLPMAIINAGIKNACTQISSTGGNCAAEAIMTTDTFTKKITVEFDLDGKKILLSGIAKGSGMIHPNMATMLSFIVSNVNISKDMLSIALKESIDDSYNMISVDGDTSTNDMVIGMANKTANNTIIDSKDDNYIKFKKALDFLNKELAKLIAKDGEGATKLIEVSLNNAKTLKDAKLCAKSVISSSLVKSAFFGEDANWGRIVCSLGYSNAEFSPEKIDVSFQNKIGNIQLFKDGKEVSFDEELAKNILSEEHINIIIDLKDGEHCATAWGCDLSFDYVKINASYRS, encoded by the coding sequence TTGAAAATATTAGAAAATAAAACTATTACAGATGTTCCTTATTTTAAAGCTACAGGTATACACTCTGGAGTAAAAAGAAAAAGAAAAGATTTATGTATTATATATAGTGAAAAAGAAGCAGTAGCTGCAGCCGCTTTTACTCAAAATAAATTCGCAGCAGCTCCAGTTGTTGTAAGTAAGGATCATATACAATCAAATAATACACAAGCAATAGTGATCAATAGCGGAAATGCTAATGCTTGTACTGGTGATGAGGGAATAGATAATGCATACTCAATGGCTAAAACAACTGCTGATTGTTTAGGATTATCTTCAAAAGAAGTGCTAGTAGCATCTACTGGTATAATCGGACTTCCACTTCCTATGGCTATTATTAATGCTGGAATTAAAAATGCATGTACTCAAATTTCATCTACTGGCGGAAATTGTGCAGCTGAAGCTATAATGACTACTGATACTTTTACTAAAAAAATAACTGTAGAATTTGACCTAGATGGTAAAAAAATATTACTAAGTGGTATAGCTAAAGGCTCTGGAATGATTCACCCTAATATGGCTACTATGTTAAGCTTTATTGTGAGTAATGTGAATATATCTAAAGATATGCTATCAATTGCATTAAAAGAAAGTATAGATGATTCATATAATATGATTTCGGTGGATGGAGATACTAGTACTAATGATATGGTTATAGGCATGGCAAATAAAACTGCTAATAACACTATTATAGATTCAAAAGATGATAATTATATAAAATTCAAAAAAGCCTTGGATTTTCTAAATAAAGAACTCGCTAAACTGATAGCTAAAGATGGAGAAGGTGCTACAAAACTTATAGAAGTTTCTTTAAATAATGCTAAAACTTTGAAAGATGCTAAGTTATGTGCTAAATCTGTTATTTCTTCTAGTTTAGTAAAATCAGCATTTTTCGGAGAAGATGCCAATTGGGGAAGAATCGTATGTTCTCTAGGTTATTCTAATGCAGAATTTTCTCCAGAAAAAATAGATGTATCTTTTCAAAACAAAATAGGAAATATACAGCTTTTTAAAGATGGTAAAGAAGTTTCTTTTGATGAAGAATTAGCAAAAAATATATTAAGTGAAGAACATATAAATATCATTATAGACTTAAAAGACGGTGAACATTGTGCAACTGCTTGGGGATGTGATTTAAGCTTTGATTATGTAAAAATTAATGCTTCTTATAGATCATAA
- the argC gene encoding N-acetyl-gamma-glutamyl-phosphate reductase, giving the protein MIKAGVIGSTGYAGQQLVWFLNNHPDVKINFLSSHSYSGVSFSKIYGNYSKSIESICVDIKEAESKLSEIDILFIALPHGKSFNLVKKALNLGVKVIDLGADFRLKDPDIYKQWYALDHQAINLLPKSIYGLPELNRKIIKESNLIANPGCYPTASILALTPLLKSNIIDPFSIIIDAKSGVSGAGRSLNTSILYGECNESIKAYSVSSHRHTPEIEQVLSQINSENISLLFTPHLVPMNRGILTTCYGNLVKDISQEELYKIYSSFYKDESFVRVIEEIPETKWVKGSNFCDIAIRVDERTKKVIIVSAIDNLIKGAAGQAVQNMNIMFNLDENKGLDLLSMFP; this is encoded by the coding sequence GTGATAAAAGCAGGTGTTATAGGTTCAACAGGATATGCTGGCCAGCAGTTAGTTTGGTTTTTAAATAATCATCCTGATGTTAAAATTAATTTTTTATCTTCTCACAGCTACAGTGGTGTTTCTTTTTCCAAAATATATGGTAACTATAGTAAAAGCATAGAATCTATATGTGTAGATATAAAAGAAGCAGAAAGTAAGCTTAGTGAGATAGATATTCTTTTTATTGCACTACCCCACGGCAAGTCATTTAATTTAGTAAAAAAAGCTTTAAATTTAGGCGTAAAAGTTATAGATCTAGGAGCAGATTTCAGGTTAAAAGATCCTGATATTTATAAACAATGGTACGCTCTAGATCACCAAGCTATTAATTTATTACCCAAATCTATATATGGTTTACCTGAGTTAAATAGAAAAATCATAAAAGAATCTAACTTAATAGCAAATCCTGGATGTTATCCTACTGCAAGTATACTAGCTTTAACTCCTCTTTTAAAATCTAATATTATTGATCCGTTTTCAATAATTATTGATGCTAAATCAGGGGTATCAGGTGCAGGTAGATCTTTGAATACATCTATTCTTTATGGAGAATGTAATGAATCAATAAAAGCGTATTCAGTATCATCTCATAGACATACACCTGAAATAGAACAAGTGTTGTCTCAGATAAATAGTGAAAACATTTCTCTATTATTTACTCCTCATTTAGTTCCAATGAATAGAGGAATATTAACAACATGTTATGGTAATTTGGTAAAAGATATTTCTCAGGAAGAATTATATAAAATATACAGTTCATTTTATAAAGACGAATCATTCGTAAGAGTAATTGAGGAAATTCCAGAAACTAAATGGGTTAAAGGGTCTAATTTTTGTGATATTGCTATAAGAGTTGATGAAAGAACAAAAAAAGTAATAATAGTATCAGCTATAGATAACCTGATAAAAGGAGCTGCAGGACAAGCAGTTCAAAATATGAACATTATGTTTAATTTAGATGAAAATAAAGGATTAGATTTACTGTCGATGTTTCCATAG